Proteins encoded within one genomic window of Bradyrhizobium sp. 186:
- a CDS encoding isocitrate lyase: MNFQPRGISDPAIQGSGSYQSGVEAAEALLKTQPTWNGVTAEAVARMRLQNRFKTGLDVARYTAALMRADMAAYDADPTKYTQSLGCWHGFIAQQKLISVKKHFGSTDRRYLYLSGWMIAALRSEFGPLPDQSMHEKTSVPALIEELYTFLRQADSRELNDVFRALDAARKAGDQAKEKALIEKIDNFQTHVVPVIADIDAGFGNAEATYLLAKKMIEAGACALQIENQVSDEKQCGHQDGKVTVPHEVFLAKIRACRHAFLELGVEDGIIVTRTDSLGAGLTQQIAVSHKPGDLGDLYNSFLDCEEVTAANARNGDVIINRNGKMMRPKRLASNLYQFRPGTGEDRCVLDSITSLQNGADLLWIETEKPHIEQIAKMVDRIREVVPNAKLAYNNSPSFNWTLNFRWQVYDAMKEAGEDVSRYNRADLMKPEYDDTPLAIEADERIRTFQADSAKRAGIFHHLITLPTYHTAALSTDNLAREYFGEQGMLGYVKNVQRQEIRQGIACAKHQNMAGSDIGDEHKEYFAGEAALKAGGADNTMNQFG; encoded by the coding sequence ATGAACTTCCAACCGCGCGGGATCAGCGACCCAGCCATTCAGGGATCGGGGTCGTATCAGAGCGGGGTTGAGGCGGCCGAAGCGCTCCTCAAGACCCAGCCGACCTGGAACGGCGTCACCGCCGAAGCCGTGGCGCGCATGCGTCTGCAGAACCGCTTCAAGACCGGCCTGGACGTCGCCCGGTACACCGCGGCGCTGATGCGCGCCGACATGGCCGCCTATGACGCCGATCCGACCAAGTACACCCAGTCGCTCGGTTGCTGGCATGGCTTCATCGCGCAGCAGAAGCTGATTTCGGTCAAGAAGCATTTCGGCTCGACCGATCGCCGCTACCTCTATCTCTCCGGCTGGATGATCGCAGCCCTTCGCTCCGAGTTCGGACCGCTTCCCGATCAGTCGATGCACGAGAAGACCTCGGTGCCGGCGCTGATCGAAGAGCTCTACACCTTCCTCCGTCAGGCGGACTCCCGTGAGCTCAACGACGTCTTCCGCGCCCTCGACGCCGCTCGCAAGGCGGGCGACCAGGCCAAGGAAAAGGCGTTGATCGAAAAGATCGACAACTTCCAGACCCATGTCGTGCCCGTCATCGCCGACATCGATGCCGGCTTCGGCAATGCCGAGGCGACCTACCTGCTCGCCAAGAAGATGATCGAGGCAGGTGCGTGCGCCCTGCAGATCGAAAATCAGGTTTCCGACGAAAAGCAGTGCGGCCACCAGGACGGCAAGGTGACTGTGCCGCACGAGGTGTTCCTGGCGAAGATCCGGGCCTGCCGCCATGCCTTCCTCGAACTGGGCGTCGAAGACGGCATCATCGTGACCCGCACCGACTCGCTGGGTGCCGGTCTCACGCAGCAGATCGCTGTCAGCCACAAGCCCGGCGACCTCGGCGATCTCTACAACAGCTTCCTGGATTGCGAGGAAGTGACGGCCGCCAACGCCAGGAATGGCGATGTCATCATCAACCGCAACGGCAAGATGATGCGTCCGAAGCGGCTTGCCAGCAATCTCTACCAGTTCCGTCCCGGCACCGGCGAAGATCGCTGCGTGCTCGACAGCATCACCTCGCTGCAGAACGGTGCCGACCTGTTGTGGATCGAGACCGAGAAGCCGCATATCGAGCAAATCGCCAAGATGGTCGACCGCATTCGCGAGGTCGTTCCGAACGCGAAGCTGGCCTACAACAACTCGCCCTCGTTCAACTGGACGCTCAACTTCCGTTGGCAGGTCTACGACGCGATGAAGGAAGCCGGCGAGGATGTCAGCAGGTACAATCGGGCCGACCTGATGAAGCCGGAATACGACGATACGCCGCTGGCCATTGAAGCCGACGAGCGCATCCGCACCTTCCAGGCCGATTCAGCCAAGCGTGCTGGCATCTTCCACCATCTGATCACGTTGCCGACCTATCACACGGCAGCTCTGTCGACTGATAATCTCGCCAGGGAGTATTTCGGCGAGCAGGGCATGCTGGGCTATGTGAAGAATGTTCAGCGCCAGGAGATCCGCCAGGGCATCGCCTGCGCCAAGCATCAGAACATGGCGGGCTCCGATATCGGCGACGAGCACAAGGAATATTTCGCCGGCGAGGCTGCCCTGAAGGCGGGCGGCGCCGACAATACGATGAACCAGTTCGGCTAA
- a CDS encoding short-chain fatty acyl-CoA regulator family protein: MPAESGKKLFVGPRFRRIRQQLGLSQTQIAEGLGISPSYVNLIERNQRPVTAQILLRLAETYDLDLRDLATADEDRFFAELNEIFSDPLFRQIDVPKQELRDLAELCPGVTHALQRLYAAYAEARQGETLAAAQMADRDVGTRYEANPVERVRELIEANRNYFPELEQAAETLRDELNVPAEGLYAALAARLREKHSIQTRIMPVDVMRETLRRFDRHRRQLLISELVDPPGRAFQLAFQLGLGECAQHLETIIGRAGPLDDTPRRLFRITLGNYFAAAVMMPYPAFLAAAEALNYDIHLLAQRFNSGFEQVCHRLTTLQRPNARGIPFFLLRVDNAGNVSKRFSSGTFPFSKFGGTCPLWNVHSTFDTPDRLLKQVIELPDGTRYFSIAQMVRRPVAPHPLPQPRFAIGLGCEMRHAARLVYASGMDLEKTEGTPIGVNCRLCERENCAQRAEPPITRTLILDETTRRVSSFAFSNAREL, from the coding sequence ATGCCCGCCGAATCCGGGAAAAAACTGTTTGTCGGGCCGCGCTTCCGGCGGATCCGGCAGCAATTGGGGCTGTCGCAGACCCAGATCGCCGAAGGGCTTGGGATCTCGCCGAGCTACGTCAACCTGATCGAGCGCAACCAGCGCCCGGTGACGGCCCAGATCCTGCTGCGACTCGCCGAGACCTATGACCTCGATCTGCGCGACCTCGCGACCGCCGACGAGGACCGCTTCTTCGCCGAGCTGAATGAGATCTTTTCCGATCCCCTGTTCCGCCAGATCGACGTGCCGAAGCAGGAGCTGCGCGACCTCGCCGAGCTCTGCCCCGGCGTCACCCACGCGCTGCAACGGCTCTACGCCGCCTATGCCGAGGCGCGCCAGGGCGAGACGCTGGCGGCGGCGCAGATGGCCGACCGCGACGTCGGCACGCGCTATGAGGCCAATCCGGTCGAACGCGTGCGCGAGTTGATCGAGGCCAACCGCAACTATTTTCCGGAGCTCGAGCAGGCCGCCGAAACCTTGCGCGACGAATTGAACGTGCCGGCCGAAGGGCTCTATGCCGCGCTCGCGGCGCGATTGCGCGAAAAGCATTCGATCCAGACCCGCATCATGCCGGTCGACGTGATGCGGGAGACCTTGCGGCGCTTCGATCGCCACCGTCGCCAGCTGCTGATCTCCGAGCTGGTCGATCCGCCCGGCCGCGCGTTCCAGCTCGCCTTCCAGCTCGGGCTTGGCGAATGCGCACAGCATCTGGAGACCATCATCGGCCGCGCCGGTCCGCTCGACGACACACCGCGGCGCCTGTTCCGCATCACGCTCGGCAACTACTTTGCCGCCGCGGTGATGATGCCCTACCCGGCGTTCCTGGCCGCTGCCGAAGCGCTGAACTACGACATCCACCTGCTGGCGCAGCGCTTCAATTCCGGCTTCGAGCAGGTCTGCCATCGGCTCACCACCTTGCAGCGGCCGAACGCGCGCGGCATTCCGTTCTTCCTGCTGCGCGTCGACAATGCCGGCAACGTGTCGAAGCGCTTTTCGTCCGGCACCTTCCCGTTCTCCAAGTTCGGCGGCACTTGCCCGTTATGGAACGTGCATTCGACCTTCGACACGCCGGATCGCCTGCTGAAGCAGGTGATCGAGCTGCCCGACGGCACGCGCTATTTCTCGATCGCGCAGATGGTGCGCCGGCCGGTGGCACCGCACCCGCTGCCGCAGCCGCGCTTCGCCATCGGCCTCGGATGCGAGATGCGTCACGCCGCGCGCCTCGTCTACGCCTCCGGCATGGACCTGGAGAAGACCGAGGGCACGCCGATCGGCGTCAACTGCCGCCTCTGCGAACGCGAAAACTGCGCCCAGCGCGCCGAGCCGCCGATCACCCGCACGCTGAT